The following are from one region of the Gossypium hirsutum isolate 1008001.06 chromosome D03, Gossypium_hirsutum_v2.1, whole genome shotgun sequence genome:
- the LOC107929244 gene encoding actin-depolymerizing factor isoform X1 yields MQANSASGMAVNDECKTKFLELKAKRNYRFIVFKIEENLQQIVVEKVGAPKDSYEKLCSSLPSDECRYAVYDFDFTTDENCQKSKIFFIAWSPDTSRVRSKMLYASSKDRFRRELDGVQVELQATDPSEMSFDIVKERAF; encoded by the exons ATGCAGGCAAACTCAGCATCGGGCATGGCAGTAAACGATGAATGTAAAACCAAGTTCTTGGAGCTAAAAGCGAAGCGAAACTACAGGTTCATCGTCTTCAAAATAGAGGAAAACCTCCAACAGATTGTAGTGGAGAAAGTAGGTGCACCCAAAGACAGCTATGAGAAATTATGTTCCAGTTTGCCGTCCGATGAGTGTCGTTACGCTGTCTACGATTTCGATTTCACCACCGATGAGAATTGCCAAAAGAGCAAGATTTTCTTCATCGCATG GTCACCAGACACATCGAGGGTGAGGAGCAAAATGTTGTACGCAAGTTCCAAAGATAGGTTCAGAAGAGAACTGGATGGTGTTCAAGTTGAATTGCAAGCCACCGATCCCAGTGAAATGAGCTTTGATATCGTCAAAGAAAGAGCCTTCTAA
- the LOC107929244 gene encoding actin-depolymerizing factor isoform X2, giving the protein MANSASGMAVNDECKTKFLELKAKRNYRFIVFKIEENLQQIVVEKVGAPKDSYEKLCSSLPSDECRYAVYDFDFTTDENCQKSKIFFIAWSPDTSRVRSKMLYASSKDRFRRELDGVQVELQATDPSEMSFDIVKERAF; this is encoded by the exons ATG GCAAACTCAGCATCGGGCATGGCAGTAAACGATGAATGTAAAACCAAGTTCTTGGAGCTAAAAGCGAAGCGAAACTACAGGTTCATCGTCTTCAAAATAGAGGAAAACCTCCAACAGATTGTAGTGGAGAAAGTAGGTGCACCCAAAGACAGCTATGAGAAATTATGTTCCAGTTTGCCGTCCGATGAGTGTCGTTACGCTGTCTACGATTTCGATTTCACCACCGATGAGAATTGCCAAAAGAGCAAGATTTTCTTCATCGCATG GTCACCAGACACATCGAGGGTGAGGAGCAAAATGTTGTACGCAAGTTCCAAAGATAGGTTCAGAAGAGAACTGGATGGTGTTCAAGTTGAATTGCAAGCCACCGATCCCAGTGAAATGAGCTTTGATATCGTCAAAGAAAGAGCCTTCTAA
- the LOC107929272 gene encoding tubulin beta-9 chain-like codes for MREIVHVQGGQCGNQIGAKFWEVICTEHGIDSTGRYNGDSELQLERINVYYNETSSSRFVPRAILMDLEPGTMDGVRSGPFGQIFRPDNFVFGQSGAGNNWAKGHYTEGAELIDSVLDVVRKEAENCDCLQGFQVCHSLGGGTGSGMGTLLISKIREEYPDRTMLTFSVFPSPKVSDTVVEPYNATLSVHQLVENADECMVLDNEALYDICFRTLKLTTPSFGDLNHLISATMSGVTCCLRFPGQLNSDLRKLAVNLVPFPRLHFFMVGFAPLTSRGSQQYKALTVPELTQQMWDAKNMMCAADPRHGRYLTASAVFRGKMSTKEVDEQMINVQNKNSSYFVEWIPNNVKSTVCDIPPSGLKMASTFIGNSTSIQEMFRRVSEQFTAMFRRKAFLHWYTGEGMDEMEFTEAESNMNDLVSEYQQYQDATAEDEEYEEYEEYEEEA; via the exons ATGAGAGAAATCGTTCACGTTCAAGGTGGTCAATGCGGCAACCAAATTGGAGCCAAGTTTTGGGAAGTTATCTGCACCGAACATGGAATCGACTCAACGGGTCGATACAACGGCGACTCGGAGCTTCAGCTGGAGCGTATCAACGTTTACTATAACGAAACAAGTTCCAGCCGCTTTGTTCCCCGCGCCATCTTAATGGATCTGGAACCCGGTACTATGGACGGCGTAAGATCCGGCCCGTTTGGACAAATTTTCCGACCCGATAACTTCGTTTTCGGGCAATCCGGTGCTGGAAATAATTGGGCCAAGGGTCATTACACCGAAGGAGCCGAGCTTATTGATTCTGTTCTAGACGTCGTCAGAAAAGAAGCCGAGAATTGTGATTGCTTACAAG GGTTTCAGGTATGCCATTCTTTGGGAGGAGGAACTGGATCTGGAATGGGAACATTGTTGATATCCAAGATCAGGGAAGAGTATCCGGATCGAACGATGCTTACGTTTTCGGTGTTCCCATCTCCTAAGGTTTCTGATACTGTGGTTGAGCCGTACAATGCAACACTCTCGGTTCATCAGCTGGTGGAAAATGCGGATGAGTGTATGGTTCTTGATAATGAAGCTCTCTATGATATCTGTTTCCGTACCCTCAAGCTCACCACACCCAGTT TTGGAGACCTCAACCATTTGATTTCTGCCACCATGAGTGGGGTTACGTGCTGCCTTCGCTTCCCTGGTCAGCTGAACTCGGACCTCCGCAAGCTTGCTGTAAACCTTGTTCCGTTTCCCCGGCTGCATTTCTTCATGGTCGGATTCGCACCTCTCACGTCTCGTGGTTCCCAGCAGTACAAAGCCTTAACTGTCCCAGAACTAACACAGCAAATGTGGGATGCCAAGAACATGATGTGCGCTGCTGATCCTCGACATGGTCGATACCTCACAGCATCAGCTGTGTTTCGTGGCAAGATGAGTACGAAAGAAGTCGATGAACAGATGATCAATGTGCAAAACAAGAACTCATCATACTTTGTCGAATGGATTCCGAACAATGTGAAATCCACAGTTTGTGACATTCCTCCGAGTGGATTGAAAATGGCATCCACATTTATAGGGAACTCTACTTCAATCCAGGAGATGTTCCGGAGGGTGAGCGAGCAATTCACTGCCATGTTCCGAAGAAAAGCTTTCTTGCATTGGTACACTGGAGAAGGGATGGATGAAATGGAGTTCACAGAAGCTGAGAGCAACATGAATGATTTGGTTTCAGAGTACCAACAATACCAGGACGCCACTGCAGAAGACGAGGAGTATGAGGAATATGAGGAATACGAGGAAGAGGCTTAA
- the LOC107929276 gene encoding tubulin beta-9 chain-like encodes MREIVHVQGGQCGNQIGAKFWEVVCAEHGIDSTGRYQGDSELQLERINVYYNEASCGRFVPRAVLMDLEPGTMDSVRSGPYGQIFRPDNFVFGQSGAGNNWAKGHYTEGAELIDSVLDVVRKESENCDCLQGFQVCHSLGGGTGSGMGTLLISKIREEYPDRTMLTFSVFPSPKVSDTVVEPYNATLSVHQLVENADECMVLDNEALYDICFRTLKLTTPSFGDLNHLISATMSGVTCCLRFPGQLNSDLRKLAVNLIPFPRLHFFMVGFSPLTSRGSQQYRALTVPELTQQMWDAKNMMCAADPRHGRYLTASAVFRGKMSTKEVDEQMINVQNKNSSYFVEWIPNNVKSTVCDIPPSGLKMASTFIGNSTSIQEMFRRVSEQFTAMFRRKAFLHWYTGEGMDEMEFTEAESNMNDLVSEYQQYQDATAEDEEYEEYEEYEEEA; translated from the exons ATGAGAGAAATCGTCCACGTTCAAGGTGGTCAATGCGGCAACCAAATAGGAGCCAAGTTTTGGGAGGTTGTTTGCGCCGAACATGGCATCGACTCAACGGGTCGGTACCAAGGTGATTCGGAGCTTCAACTAGAGCGGATCAACGTTTACTATAACGAAGCAAGTTGCGGTCGTTTTGTTCCTCGCGCCGTTTTAATGGATCTAGAACCTGGTACTATGGATAGCGTTAGATCCGGGCCGTACGGACAAATTTTCCGACCCGATAACTTCGTTTTCGGGCAATCCGGAGCCGGTAACAATTGGGCTAAGGGGCATTACACCGAAGGAGCCGAGCTTATTGATTCCGTTCTTGACGTCGTCAGAAAAGAATCCGAGAACTGTGATTGCTTACAAG GGTTTCAAGTATGCCATTCCTTGGGAGGAGGAACGGGTTCTGGAATGGGAACATTGTTGATATCCAAGATCAGGGAAGAGTATCCGGATCGAACCATGCTTACATTTTCGGTGTTCCCATCTCCTAAGGTTTCTGATACTGTGGTTGAGCCGTACAACGCAACACTCTCTGTTCATCAACTGGTGGAAAATGCAGATGAATGTATGGTTCTTGATAATGAAGCTCTCTATGATATCTGTTTCCGTACCCTCAAGCTAACTACTCCTAGTT TTGGAGATCTTAACCATCTAATTTCTGCCACCATGAGTGGTGTTACATGCTGCCTCCGTTTCCCGGGTCAGCTAAACTCGGACCTCCGCAAGCTTGCGGTAAACCTCATCCCGTTCCCCCGACTACATTTCTTCATGGTCGGGTTCTCGCCTCTCACGTCTCGTGGTTCCCAGCAATACAGAGCACTAACAGTCCCAGAACTAACACAACAAATGTGGGATGCCAAGAACATGATGTGCGCTGCTGATCCTCGACACGGTCGATACCTCACGGCATCAGCCGTATTCCGTGGCAAGATGAGCACGAAAGAAGTCGACGAACAAATGATCAACGTCCAAAACAAGAACTCATCCTACTTTGTCGAATGGATTCCAAACAACGTGAAATCCACCGTTTGTGACATTCCTCCGAGCGGATTGAAAATGGCATCGACGTTTATAGGGAACTCGACTTCGATCCAAGAAATGTTCCGAAGGGTGAGCGAGCAATTCACCGCTATGTTCCGAAGAAAAGCTTTCTTGCATTGGTACACTGGAGAAGGAATGGATGAAATGGAGTTCACTGAAGCTGAAAGCAACATGAATGATTTGGTTTCGGAGTATCAACAATACCAGGATGCTACAGCTGAAGACGAAGAGTATGAAGAATACGAGGAGTACGAGGAAGAAGCTTAA
- the LOC107929291 gene encoding probable LRR receptor-like serine/threonine-protein kinase At1g63430 encodes MMAYIYLLLLFLSYGVSLVTSRSFPSDEVMALTTFKEDIYEDPHLVLSNWNVLDSDPCEWFGITCNKERQHVIKINISSSSLKGFLAPEIGQITYLQELTLQKNKLLGIIPKELGMLKFLKVLDLGMNRLTGPIPSELGNLSSVVKINLQSNGLTGSLPAELGNLKYLEELRLDRNRLKGAVPAYSKSTFTANTRGMYATHSNLPGLCSSSQLKVADFSYNFLIGRIPKCLEHLPSASFQGNCLQANNTKQRPSSQCGAESSESHQAPSPKHQRAKDVAKRTKASKPAWLLALEIVTGIMVGSLFLVALLTAFQRCNSKSAIIIPWKKSGSGKDHVVVYIDSELLKDVTKFSRQELEVACEDFSNIIGSSPDSLVYKGTMKGGPEIAVISLCIKEERWTGYLELYYQREVAELARLNHENIGKLLGYCRESTPFTRMLVFEYASNGTLYEHLHYGEGSQLYWTRRMRIILGIARGLKYLHTELDPPFTILELNSSAVYLTEDFSPKLVDFESWKSILSRSEKNSGSVGNNGAVCLLPNSVEKRHVDIHGNIHAFGILMLEIISGRPPFCKDKGSLIDWAKDYLELPEVMSYLLDPELKHFRYEDLKAICKVICLCIQPDSSKQPSMDEISSVLESKIDTSVSIEFKSSSLAWAELALSS; translated from the exons ATGATGGCATACATTTATTTGcttcttctatttctttcttATGGTGTTTCTTTGGTCACTTCTCGTTCTTTTCCTAGTGATGAAG TTATGGCTCTTACAACATTTAAGGAAGATATATATGAAGACCCACATCTGGTTTTGTCAAATTGGAATGTTTTAGATTCTGATCCTTGTGAATGGTTTGGGATTACTTGTAATAAAGAGAGACAACATGTTATAAAGAT AAACATATCATCTTCATCTTTgaagggatttcttgcaccagaAATAGGCCAAATTACCTACTTACAAGAACT AACTTTACAAAAAAACAAGCTGTTAGGGATAATACCGAAAGAACTCGGCATGTTGAAGTTCCTCAAAGTCTTGGATCTAGGGATGAACCGGTTGACTGGTCCGATTCCTTCGGAGCTAGGGAATTTATCGAGTGTGGTGAAGAT AAATCTTCAGTCAAATGGGTTAACAGGAAGCCTGCCTGCTGAGCTCGGCAACTTAAAGTATCTTGAGGAACTTCGACTCGATAGAAATAGACTTAAAGGAGCTGTTCCTGCTTATAGCAAGTCAACATTTACAGCTAATACGCGTGGAAT GTATGCGACACATTCAAACTTACCCGGACTTTGTAGCTCATCTCAGTTAAAAGTGGCGGATTTCTCCTATAATTTTTTGATTGGAAGAATTCCGAAGTGCTTGGAACACCTTCCGAG CGCAAGCTTTCAAGGGAACTGTCTTCAGGCCAACAATACTAAACAGCGTCCCAGCTCACAATGCG GTGCCGAGTCTTCTGAAAGTCACCAAGCACCCAGCCCTAAGCATCAGCGTGCCAAAGATGTTGCAAAGCGTACGAAAGCATCGAAACCCGCGTGGCTCTTGGCACTTGAAATCGTGACGGGAATTATGGTAGGATCTCTCTTTCTTGTCGCTCTCCTTACCGCTTTCCAGAGATGCAATAGCAAGTCCGCAATCATAATCCCTTGGAAAAAGTCCGGGAGTGGGAAGGATCATGTGGTGGTGTATATAG ATTCTGAGTTATTGAAAGATGTCACTAAATTTAGCAGGCAAGAGCTCGAAGTAGCTTGTGAAGACTTTAGCAACATTATCGGTTCTTCTCCTGACAGTTTGGTCTATAAAGGTACCATGAAGGGTGGGCCGGAAATTGCTGTGATTTCCCTCTGCATTAAAGAAGAGCGCTGGACTGGTTATCTCGAGCTCTATTACCAAAGAGAG GTGGCAGAATTGGCAAGATTGAATCATGAGAACATAGGGAAATTATTAGGTTACTGTAGAGAGAGCACTCCATTTACGAGGATGCTTGTTTTCGAATACGCATCAAATGGAACACTTTATGAGCATTTGCATT ACGGTGAAGGATCTCAATTATATTGGACAAGGCGAATGAGAATTATTCTCGGCATTGCTCGAGGACTTAAATATCTTCATACAGAACTTGATCCACCATTCACTATATTAGAGTTAAACTCAAGTGCCGTGTATCTTACGGAGGATTTTTCTCCCAAG TTGGTTGATTTCGAAAGTTGGAAAAGTATTCTTTCCAGATCGGAAAAGAACTCCGGCTCTGTCGGCAACAATGGAGCCGTTTGTCTACTTCCTAATTCCGTTGAAAAACGCCATGTAGACATCCACGGAAACATCCATGCATTCGGTATACTTATGCTTGAAATAATCAGTGGGAGGCCTCCATTTTGCAAGGATAAAGGTTCCTTGATAGATTGG GCGAAGGACTATCTCGAGTTACCGGAAGTAATGTCTTACCTATTAGACCCGGAGTTAAAACATTTCAGATACGAAGACCTCAAAGCTATCTGCAAAGTTATATGCCTTTGTATTCAACCAGACTCTTCGAAACAACCATCGATGGACGAAATAAGCTCGGTTTTGGAGAGTAAGATTGACACATCGGTTTCGATCGAGTTCAAATCGTCTTCTTTGGCGTGGGCTGAACTTGCTCTCTCATCATGA